A single genomic interval of Suncus etruscus isolate mSunEtr1 chromosome 10, mSunEtr1.pri.cur, whole genome shotgun sequence harbors:
- the RPUSD2 gene encoding pseudouridylate synthase RPUSD2, which translates to MADTLCTATSPTAPLEQNGSASGPPEDSESAGAELGRARRKKKRGAGERLVPPPKKRRAGVSFGDGHFAETSYYWEGGLRKVRPYFFDFQTYCKGRWVGRSLRHVFGAEFRAQPLAYYEAALRAGRLRLNGEPVRDLGVVLKDNDFLQNTVHRHEPPVTAEPIRLLAENEDVVVVDKPSSIPVHPCGRFRHNTVIFILGKEHQLKELHPLHRLDRLTSGVLMFAKTAAVSERIHEQVRDRQLEKEYVCRVEGEFPSEEVTCKEPILVVSYKVGVCRVDSRGKPCETVFQRLSYNGRSSVVRCLPLTGRTHQIRVHLQFLGHPILNDPIYNSAAWGPSRGRNGHIPKTDEELLQDLVAEHQAKQSLDVLDLCESDLSSGLTDSAVSSSELNKDHPNTLIEGAQEAAPRDLDTVALTPGKGAEMSVSKQEIDPLCAECRLVRQDPLPQDLVMFLHALSYKGPDFEYFSPMPAWAQDDWQEG; encoded by the exons ATGGCGGACACGCTCTGCACCGCGACCAGCCCGACGGCACCGCTGGAGCAGAATGGGAGCGCGAGCGGCCCCCCGGAGGACTCGGAGTCGGCGGGCGCGGAGCTGGGCCGGGCCCGGCGGAAGAAGAAGCGGGGCGCCGGGGAGCGCCTCGTGCCGCCCCCCAAGAAGCGGCGGGCCGGCGTGAGCTTCGGCGACGGCCACTTCGCCGAGACCAGCTACTACTGGGAGGGCGGCCTGCGCAAGGTGCGGCCCTACTTCTTCGACTTCCAGACCTACTGCAAGGGCCGCTGGGTGGGCCGCAGCCTGCGCCACGTCTTCGGCGCCGAGTTCCGCGCCCAGCCGCTCGCCTACTACGAGGCCGCGCTCCGGGCCGGCCGCCTGCGCCTCAACGGGGAGCCCGTCCGGGACCTCGGCGTCGTGCTCAAG GACAACGACTTCCTGCAGAACACCGTGCACAGACACGAGCCTCCTGTCACAGCAGAGCCCATTCGCCTGCTAGCTGAGAACGAAGACGTGGTGGTTGTGGACAAGCCTTCGTCCATTCCTGTCCACCCCTGCGGTCGCTTCAGACATAACACAGTCATCTTCATCCTGGGTAAGGAGCACCAACTCAAGGAGCTACACCCCCTGCATCGACTAGACCGCCTCACCTCTGGAGTCCTCATGTTTGCCAAGACAGCCGCTGTGTCTGAGAGAATTCACGAGCAGGTTCGGGACCGGCAG CTGGAGAAGGAGTATGTGTGTCGCGTGGAGGGAGAGTTCCCCTCTGAGGAAGTGACCTGCAAGGAGCCTATTTTGGTGGTGTCTTACAAGGTAGGAGTGTGCCGTGTGGATTCACGGGGCAAGCCCTGCGAGACAGTGTTCCAGAGACTGAGCTACAACGGCCGCTCCAGTGTGGTGCGGTGCCTGCCTCTTACAGGCCGCACCCACCAGATCCGAGTTCACCTTCAGTTCCTGGGCCATCCGATCCTCAATGACCCCATCTACAACTCAGCTGCGTGGGGCCCTTCCAGAGGCCGGAATGGCCACATTCCCAAAACAGATGAGGAACTGCTGCAGGACCTGGTGGCCGAACATCAAGCAAAACAGAGTTTGGATGTGCTAGATCTCTGTGAAAGTGACCTGTCCTCAGGACTCACAGACTCTGCAGTTTCTTCCTCAGAGCTGAACAAGGACCATCCCAACACTTTGATTGAGGGAGCACAGGAGGCAGCCCCTCGGGATCTGGATACTGTGGCTTTGACACCAGGGAAGGGGGCTGAAATGAGTGTTAGCAAGCAAGAAATAGATCCACTCTGTGCAGAGTGCCGGCTGGTACGACAGGACCCTTTGCCACAGGACCTTGTGATGTTCCTACATGCCCTAAGCTATAAGGGACCAGACTTTGAGTACTTttctcccatgcctgcctggGCACAGGATGATTGGCAAGAGGGCTGA